The following coding sequences are from one Daphnia pulex isolate KAP4 chromosome 11, ASM2113471v1 window:
- the LOC124207284 gene encoding mucin-5AC-like isoform X1, whose product MTTFAATATKTNQPLQLFTMFPPGGASTLKGFAAPAFGTTTTTTATAGGSDPLRNHHFRGSHGDEEGEGSGVDPGLPPALFADGPTPHPPLRPVRHVQHATQWAESKTTVAPGLIVRSATATVNTTQWSEYSTTVTEDRVFHGRSSSSTQFQTIRSNSGPSAAAAPNSSVMTSAQYLDDLQLPTQQLDLAAQLGKGSIARKGSLGGRRPPTIRYRRVNSQGSLPYEEHQQLLQQHQQQQLSAPTGSSAPSMNGTESIRSGRSRTPPPRPPPPVFRQQQQQPPKPLDLQQQQPVPVTAAVTLQLPPQTDWNCSRSGTPPSLPANSPPPLPDREDLDFVMDEVSSSASVSSSSPSPIPGMTDVVEINDKESVGEDGEVVRRRTIITLGPRVVVVGTAPSAAGGAEGSSSSINITLLNGGPVTSSQSNESKATTEHHQAVAAPDDTPQRANARASAYNARRTIEQRRQQQQQLQQQQQEDEQEEEDEIQELEQGEQSPAPVVVTKTPPASTYLYGEKGSPASSFGGSSLRTMSISMSFDDLDETNSNASMTEQQRMRSGGRNRSEAWYERRQSYGFEAADKLQSLLNTSGSSDVPSITGTAVSRSCDSLCSTVRSTSSAIEKMIPPWIKNPSPKQAEEETGKSPTGSSRLSYFAQSIDDVSADDESEEDHLTQKDTVRESGTPSSVATEHNKTTAQPRRTPTPTSVQRSESSRSATNVLEEAEPIWLRDLRVRRSLRDGRRKPPVIKSPPPIETPVWLGVKLRPTGLSLIDPDPSAGPTSSTSHLPSPTKPHNYTPIFTFTNTSTTSKIQQHLRNSRENLLASAQSSPEPARKKSEEKPPAPAVTTTLKVSVSSLASSNESREELANHQTVIESCHNNNTTTFRVVPANKANAKPVPSSSIVIVNSSRESLHSIGTADNASSFSCETGNNNKLNHHKSIELMRMLEETPLVSTNGVPLRHDRMDSASGVNTETGSVYSMGDWTECSSTIASVKNSNEDLTQINQTEGQRKAKKVAFGADVKEESDQKRSRPRRIRSRSPESRLREWQERLEEVKSTIIHHHQTATVNQHPEFGVGICISAPTSGGLPLRMFGDDIKDTIQQQPESSASTNHFASQSSPTSDTFRSLLQPRKPYTITPTAVVNPAVTTPVVKESVVIDSYPPLMKAYSTAPPAEVSPSRPTPMVIRNGIVNFDSSVERKIVILEEKETIPAPKSILKKRSVENLLDLDRNSEPVIKAAVIPVIPAAIPVIPVQVVTGSQSVHSGITVSMTNQKKEPPPEQQEILPWRIHLKHVEQPPTINSVAIQQQPQPEVVVPPWRIELNRKKTPPFVPRASTPENFFSRGRSPASSESSATSIPGMSAAELIRNLRPNPVMMVARCEVRESVFRPPSNSIDPEAETIVPPESDPQSVRTDHGYHSLEPEAESSLIKRHHSSSARQQTAVDETKTIDETIAQLNETIEEIRSLDRTETTEFDRNAIHSIPVEVVAPKMMDFTPAASSSPAKNHEKPCAPPAGLVHSKSASKLPENRFVVREIRPCSAVQDSRSYFHSTTSSKETTHHHSTVTSNRRDSVEAEGPEAKAASANAQLQRLRETTKLLADGHPQLRADPTLSPSRLMQTNESNNHNRSSSTNNTSHKNQNGDVTTPTVMMTPVKLLASPEQKGRLSFVMASGVEDDDVTAAHPTTPTIPVVHHKPVEVPELADSSVEELLSRFEKSADDVLPDPPLIRKSSSATSMTSSTFNSSRSSTTTNQLRTTQFTKQVKKSSVTAPLAVGMNKPLPAKRSNSIELTSGMPEEKAALLVRKFFGNSVIETKKSRMAKTETIMEESSELGFSSSFSEEKSLLEVAVETFSSPTPPPPAEDPSFVDCDDFFHRPSSETEGMSTSSFGSVLDVMTDTTTDDERSNRTTSSMTMTNTSRYSSCSERSVKLSDIINRQDRPSLLDSVPSSSAVTPLMDEYSCATSESASIAISLCQTTTDSSSTGSAFSRSGSSSIRRNKTQRHPTVIRKDKSGVPAVSVKSSIRSPTSKSRGGASTPSRGSHHRSCTASPSTSSTPGVRRRSNGSSSVKSTGDPVKTVPSVTRSSKSASSLAAAPVRPPRALQQVNQSTEVKRRSLRTSTSGSTLRNATAASSAKSPAAASASRRSPAPLVDRKTSVPSGGVPLANRTNRLVTITSYKSRNSASAKPDEISAVSGIKVTPVAVGSGHYKIRMDQRIAAAATEKASKTSTQKISTSQRTTGTKTSTTSEKRSSTTTTTTSSRNSTLKQQSDK is encoded by the exons ATGACCACCTTCGCAGCGACGGCCACCAAGACCAACCAGCCGCTTCAGCTCTTCACG ATGTTCCCGCCCGGCGGAGCGTCGACTTTGAAAGGGTTTGCAGCGCCGGCGTTTGGaactacgacgacgacaacagcaacagctgGCGGATCGGATCCATTGCGGAATCACCACTTTCGGGGTAGTCACGGCGACGAGGAGGGAGAAGGATCGGGAGTCGATCCTGGATTGCCTCCGGCACTCTTTGCGGATGGCCCGACACCCCACCCGCCTCTGAGGCCTGTCCGCCACGTCCAGCACGCCACCCAGTGGGCGGAATCGAAAACGACAGTGGCTCCTGGACTGATTGTCCGATCGGCGACGGCCACTGTCAACACGACCCAGTGGAGCGAATACTCGACGACCGTGACCGAGGACCGAGTCTTTCACGGCCGCAGCTCGTCCAGCACTCAGTTCCAGACCATCCGCAGCAATTCCGGCCCatcagcggcggcggcgcccAATTCTTCGGTGATGACTTCGGCCCAGTACCTGGACGACTTGCag TTGCCGACTCAGCAGCTGGACTTGGCCGCTCAGCTGGGTAAAGGATCCATCGCCCGTAAAGGATCGCTGGGAGGCCGGAGGCCGCCGACGATTCGATATCGGCGCGTCAACAGTCAAGGATCGCTGCCTTACGAGGAGCACCAACAACTCctgcaacaacatcaacaacagcaactgtCGGCTCCTACAGGATCGTCGGCTCCATCGATGAATGGAACCGAATCCATCCGCAGCGGTAGGAGTAGAACGCCGCCACCTCGACCTCCTCCGCCTGTCttccggcaacaacaacaacagccaccgAAGCCGCTGGacctgcaacaacaacaaccggtcCCAGTGACAGCGGCAGTCACTTTACAACTACCGCCGCAGACGGACTGGAATTGCAGTCGGTCTGGCACTCCGCCTTCCCTGCCGGCCAACAGTCCGCCGCCTCTTCCGGATCGGGAAGATTTGGATTTCGTCATGGATGAAGTGTCCTCTTCCGCTTCAGTGTCGTCGTCTTCACCGTCTCCTATTCCCGGCATGACGGACGTCGTTGAAATCAACGACAAGGAGTCGGTTGGAGAGGACGGAGAAGTTGTCAGGAGACGGACCATCATCACCTTAGGGCCCCGGGTGGTGGTTGTTGGCACGGCTCCATCCGCCGCTGGAGGCGCTGAGGGATCGTCCAGCAGCATCAACATCACTTTGCTCAACGGAGGGCCAGTCACTTCCAGTCAGTCGAACGAATCCAAAGCGACGACAGAACATCATCAGGCCGTTGCGGCTCCTGATGACACGCCCCAACGTGCCAACGCTCGGGCCAGCGCTTACAACGCCCGCCGGACCATCGAACAAAGAcgtcagcaacaacaacagttgcaacaacagcaacaggaagatgaacaagaagaagaggatgaaatTCAGGAGCTGGAACAAGGAGAACAATCGCCGGCGCCGGTTGTTGTAACGAAAACTCCGCCGGCCTCGACGTACCTGTACGGCGAAAAGGGGAGTCCGGCTTCCAGTTTTGGTGGTTCTTCATTGCGCACCATGTCCATCTCCATGTCGTTTGACGATCTCGACGAGACCAACAGCAACGCCTCCATGACGGAGCAGCAGCGCATGAGATCCGGCGGGCGGAACAGGTCGGAGGCGTGGTACGAGCGCCGCCAATCGTACGGCTTTGAAGCGGCCGACAAGCTTCAGAGTTTGCTCAACACGTCCGGCAGTTCGGATGTGCCGTCCATCACCGGGACGGCCGTCAGCCGCTCCTGCGACAGTCTCTGCTCCACCGTCCGCTCGACGTCCAGCGCCATTGAGAAAATGATTCCGCCCTGGATCAAGAATCCTTCGCCCAAACAGGCCGAAGAGGAGACGGGCAAATCGCCGACCGGCTCTTCTCGCCTCTCGTATTTCGCCCAGTCGATTGATGACGTTTCGGCGGATGACGAGTCGGAAGAAGATCATCTCACGCAAAAGGATACGGTTCGTGAATCCGGAACGCCTTCCTCGGTTGCCACTGAGCACAATAAAACGACCGCCCAACCGAGACGGACACCGACTCCGACGTCCGTCCAGCGCTCCGAGAGCAGCCGCTCGGCCACGAACGTGCTGGAAGAGGCGGAACCGATTTGGTTAAGAGATTTGAGGGTCCGGCGGAGTTTGCGAGACGGACGACGGAAACCGCCCGTCATCAAGTCGCCACCGCCGATCGAGACGCCCGTCTGGTTGGGTGTGAAACTCCGACCCACTGGACTTTCCTTGATCGATCCCGATCCTTCCGCCGGACCGACTTCCTCAACTTCCCACCTGCCGTCGCCGACCAAGCCGCACAATTACACGCCCATCTTCACGTTCACCAACACCAGCACGACCAGCAAGATCCAGCAGCATCTGCGCAACTCGCGCGAGAACCTCCTGGCCAGTGCCCAGTCATCGCCCGAACCCGCCCGGAAGAAATCGGAAGAGAAACCACCGGCGCCTGCAGTAACGACGACGTTGAAAGTGTCCGTCTCGAGTCTGGCGTCGTCCAACGAGTCCAGGGAAGAGCTGGCCAATCACCAGACGGTCATCGAATCCtgtcacaacaacaacacgacaaCCTTCCGCGTGGTTCCGGCCAATAAAGCCAATGCGAAACCGGTGCCCAGCAGTTCCATCGTTATTGTCAATTCTTCGCGTGAGAGTTTGCACAGCATCGGCACAGCGGACAATGCGTCATCCTTTAGCTGCGAgacgggcaacaacaacaaattgaacCACCACAAGTCGATCGAATTGATGCGGATGCTGGAAGAGACTCCGCTGGTGTCGACCAACGGCGTTCCTTTAAGACACGACCGGATGGATTCGGCCTCTGGTGTCAACACGGAAACCGGGTCCGTCTATTCGATGGGCGACTGGACCGAGTGCAGTTCGACCATCGCTTCCGTCAAGAATTCCAACGAGGATCTGACGCAAATCAACCAGACGGAAGGGCAAAGGAAAGCCAAAAAAGTCGCGTTCGGGGCGGATGTGAAAGAGGAGAGCGACCAGAAGAGATCCAGACCTCGAAGGATCCGATCCAGGAGCCCCGAGTCGCGACTGCGCGAATGGCAAGAGCGGCTGGAAGAAGTGAAATCCACCATCATCCACCATCACCAAACGGCCACAGTCAATCAGCATCCGGAATTTGGCGTCGGAATTTGCATCAGCGCACCCACCAGCGGCGGATTGCCGCTTCGGATGTTTGGTGACGACATCAAGGATacgatccagcagcagccggaatCGAGTGCATCAACCAATCATTTCGCTTCTCAGTCTTCACCTACCAGCGATACCTTCCGGTCACTCCTGCAGCCTAGAAAACCCTACACCATCACCCCTACGGCTGTTGTTAATCCGGCGGTGACTACTCCGGTGGTGAAGGAATCGGTGGTTATCGATAGTTATCCGCCATTGATGAAAGCTTACTCTACTGCTCCGCCGGCGGAAGTGTCACCTTCCAGACCGACGCCCATGGTCATCCGCAACGGAATTGTCAATTTCGACTCTTCTGTTGAGCGGAAAATCGTCATTTTGGAGGAGAAGGAAACGATTCCGGCGCCCAAGAGCATCTTGAAGAAGAGGAGCGTTGAGAATTTACTGGATCTTGACCGGAACAGCGAACCCGTGATCAAAGCGGCGGTTATTCCTGTGATTCCGGCTGCCATCCCAGTGATTCCGGTTCAAGTCGTGACGGGAAGTCAGTCTGTCCATTCCGGAATCACCGTTTCCATGACGAATCAGAAGAAAGAGCCTCCGCCGGAACAGCAGGAGATCCTGCCGTGGCGGATTCATTTGAAACACGTCGAACAACCGCCGACGATCAATTCCGTCGCGATCCAGCAACAGCCGCAGCCGGAAGTCGTAGTACCTCCGTGGAGAATCGAACTCAACCGGAAGAAAACCCCGCCGTTTGTCCCCCGGGCGTCCACTCCGGAAAACTTCTTTTCCCGCGGTCGGTCGCCAGCTTCATCCGAGTCGTCGGCCACTTCGATTCCGGGCATGTCGGCGGCTGAGCTCATCCGCAACCTGCGCCCCAATCCGGTCATGATGGTAGCCCGTTGCGAAGTCAGAGAATCCGTGTTCCGGCCGCCATCCAATTCGATTGATCCGGAAGCGGAGACCATTGTTCCGCCGGAATCGGATCCTCAATCAGTCAGAACCGATCACGGCTACCACTCGCTGGAGCCGGAAGCGGAATCCAGCCTCATCAAGCGCCACCACAGCTCCTCTGCTCGACAACAGACGGCGGTGGATGAAACGAAAACGATCGACGAAACCATCGCCCAGCTCAACGAAACGATCGAAGAAATCCGTTCGCTGGACCGCACCGAAACCACGGAATTCGACCGGAATGCAATCCACTCGATTCCAGTCGAAGTCGTCGCTCCCAAGATGATGGATTTCACTCcggcagccagcagcagcccggcCAAGAATCACGAAAAACCTTGCGCACCTCCCGCTGGACTCGTTCACTCCAAAAGCGCATCGAAATTGCCGGAGAATCGATTCGTCGTCCGCGAAATCCGTCCGTGCAGCGCCGTCCAAGATTCACGCTCGTATTTCCATTCCACGACGTCATCCAAAGAGACTACGCACCATCATTCGACAG TGACATCCAATCGTCGTGATTCCGTGGAAGCGGAAGGGCCGGAAGCCAAGGCGGCGTCGGCCAATGCCCAATTACAGCGCCTTCGGGAAACCACCAAGTTGCTGGCGGATGGGCATCCGCAGCTTCGGGCTGATCCGACTCTAAGCCCGTCGAGATTGATGCAAACGAACGAGTCCAATAACCAtaacaggagcagcagcaccaacaaCACTAGCCACAAGAACCAAAATGGCGACGTCACGACCCCGACGGTGATGATGACGCCCGTCAAACTTCTTGCAAGCCCCGAGCAAAAGGGGCGGCTGTCGTTCGTGATGGCCTCGGGAGTCGAAGACGATGACGTGACGGCCGCTCACCCAACCACCCCTACCATTCCAGTCGTCCATCATAAACCAGTCG AAGTGCCGGAATTGGCTGATTCGAGCGTGGAAGAATTGCTGAGCAGGTTCGAGAAATCGGCGGATGATGTTCTTCCAGATCCGCCTTTAATCCGCAAAAGCAGTTCGGCCACTTCGATGACATCCAGCACGTTCaacagcagccgcagcagcacgACGACCAATCAATTGCGGACGACGCAGTTTACGAAGCAAGTGAAAAAGTCCAGTGTGACAGCGCCTTTGGCTGTTGGAATGAATAAGCCCCTGCCGGCCAAACGATCCAATTCCATCGAATTGACGTCAG GTATGCCGGAAGAGAAGGCCGCCCTGTTAGTGCGGAAATTTTTCGGCAATTCCGTCATCGAAACGAAGAAATCTCGGATGGCCAAGACAGAGACGATCATGGAAGAGTCGAGCGAGCTGGgcttttcttcctcctttagCGAAGAAAAGAGTTTGCTGGAAGTGGCGGTGGAAACGTTTTCTTCTCCGACTCCGCCGCCTCCGGCGGAGGACCCGTCCTTCGTTGATTGTGACGATTTCTTCCATCGCCCGTCCAGCGAAACGGAAGGAATGAGCACTTCGTCTTTCGGTTCCGTCCTGGATGTCATGACGGACACGACCACCGATGACGAGCGGAGCAACCGCACGACTTCATCCATGACGATGACCAACACGTCGCGCTACTCGAGCTGCAGTGAGCGCAGCGTCAAACTCAGCGACATCATCAACCGGCAGGATAGGCCATCCTTGCTGGATTCGGTCCCTTCCTCTTCCGCCGTCACGCCTCTGATGGATGAATATTCTTGCGCTACATCCGAATCGGCTTCTATCGCCATTAGTTTGTGTCAGACGACGACCGACTCCTCGTCGACAGGATCGGCTTTCTCCAGGTCGGGATCCAGCAGCATCCGCCGGAATAAAACCCAACGACATCCAACTGTGATCAGGAAAGATAAGAGTGGCGTTCCGGCAGTTTCTGTCAAGTCATCGATTAGGTCACCTACCAGCAAGAGCCGAGGTGGGGCCAGCACTCCTTCAAGAGGAAGTCATCACCGATCCTGCACAGCCTCTCCATCAACGAGCTCGACTCCGGGAGTCCGGCGCCGCTCCAACGGCAGCAGTAGCGTCAAATCCACCGGAGACCCAGTGAAAACGGTTCCTTCCGTCACCCGATCCAGTAAAAGCGCCAGTTCTCTGGCGGCAGCTCCTGTCCGGCCTCCTCGAGCGCTCCAGCAGGTCAACCAGTCAACGGAAGTGAAGAGGAGGAGTCTGAGGACCTCTACCAGTGGCAGCACGCTTCGAAACGCAACTGCGGCTTCATCCGCCAAGTCTCCAGCGGCAGCTTCCGCATCGAGGAGATCGCCCGCTCCTCTGGTGGATCGCAAGACCAGCGTACCTAGCGGAGGAGTTCCTTTGGCCAACAGGACCAACCGTTTAGTGACCATCACATCCTACAAAAGCCGGAATTCCGCTTCAGCCAAACCGGATGAGATTTCGG CCGTGAGCGGAATCAAAGTGACGCCGGTCGCAGTAGGTTCTGGTCATTACAAAATCCGGATGGATCAAAGGATCGCAGCCGCCGCAACAGAAAAAGCTTCCAAAACATCAACTCAGAAAATCTCCACTTC ACAACGAACGACGGGGACCAAGACATCGACGACATCGGAAAAACGatccagcaccaccaccaccacaacctCCAGCCGGAATTCGACCCTGAAACAACAGTCTGACAAATGA